In Streptomyces sp. NBC_00433, a single genomic region encodes these proteins:
- the pstC gene encoding phosphate ABC transporter permease subunit PstC translates to MAFAAPDPEPSDVTEGVGEPGGDWREADRPRSISAPVAPGDQVFRWVLRGAGLSVFAIMGLIAFFLFYRGLKALRVAGWSFFTESKWQTQSHVFGIAAVLPDGIIIALVALVIAVPVSLAAALYISEYAPVRIRSTLVSLVDLMAAIPSIVYGLWGLFFLQPRIVGFVRWLTMHPGGAVPFLKVRTGDIDTSYTSSAFIAGTVVSLMIIPIMTSLSREVFSQAPQGEREGAYALGSTRWGMVRSVVLPFGRGGVIGAVMLGFGRAMGETIAVALIISPSFHVTSHVLENGANSISALIALRFGESDPLSLSALMAAGLVLFMLTLLVNVGAAVIIGRSRSGAATAD, encoded by the coding sequence ATGGCATTCGCCGCCCCGGACCCCGAGCCGTCCGACGTCACAGAAGGAGTCGGCGAGCCCGGCGGCGACTGGCGCGAGGCGGACCGGCCGCGCAGCATCTCGGCACCGGTCGCGCCCGGCGACCAGGTCTTCCGGTGGGTGCTGCGGGGCGCGGGTCTCTCGGTCTTCGCGATCATGGGGCTCATCGCGTTCTTCCTGTTCTACCGGGGCCTCAAAGCCCTGCGGGTGGCCGGCTGGTCCTTCTTCACCGAGTCGAAGTGGCAGACGCAGTCGCACGTCTTCGGCATTGCCGCCGTACTCCCCGACGGCATCATCATCGCCCTGGTGGCGCTGGTGATCGCCGTCCCCGTCTCGCTGGCCGCCGCGCTGTACATCTCCGAGTACGCCCCGGTGCGCATCCGCTCCACGCTGGTCTCGCTGGTGGACCTGATGGCGGCGATCCCCAGCATCGTCTACGGGCTGTGGGGGCTGTTCTTCCTCCAGCCGCGCATCGTCGGCTTCGTCCGCTGGCTGACCATGCACCCGGGCGGGGCCGTCCCCTTCCTCAAGGTGCGCACGGGCGACATCGACACCTCGTACACCTCGTCCGCGTTCATCGCGGGGACGGTGGTCTCGCTGATGATCATCCCCATCATGACCTCGCTCAGCCGGGAGGTCTTCTCGCAGGCCCCGCAGGGCGAACGGGAGGGCGCCTACGCCCTGGGCAGCACCCGCTGGGGGATGGTCCGCAGCGTGGTGCTGCCCTTCGGGCGGGGCGGTGTGATCGGTGCGGTGATGCTGGGCTTCGGCCGGGCGATGGGCGAGACCATCGCCGTCGCGCTGATCATCTCGCCCTCCTTCCACGTCACCTCGCACGTTCTGGAGAACGGGGCCAACTCGATCTCCGCGTTGATCGCGCTGCGCTTCGGCGAGTCCGACCCGCTGTCGCTGTCCGCGCTGATGGCCGCGGGACTGGTGCTCTTCATGCTGACGCTGCTGGTCAACGTGGGGGCCGCGGTGATCATCGGACGCTCCAGGTCCGGCGCGGCGACGGCGGACTGA
- a CDS encoding substrate-binding domain-containing protein, with amino-acid sequence MRKTAVALLSAAALVSLVTLAGPASADPPAGVTPAATDIVGVGSDTTQALFNKFSADYTGTPKLYSWDATGTSPITTKTGATSLNPRPNGSGAGVTALQNTTKTTVDFARSSGGPAAGQLTTDDFIAYAKDAVTWAAQSGGNAPPNLSTADLKGIYNCSITNWNQITDVGGTWVAPNATIKPFLPQNGSGTRSFFMNVLGLSNADPQPSCVNTTVEENEGSNVLLHDNNAVVPYSVAHYIGQVYGGHGSGNDVQGPLTVRNIGGTSQTPIIVPVDPTTHVITSSFATSAYGRSVYNVVRDADWTAGDAHATALKAIFSSTGWICKNATAQADLKSYGFLPLALCGAITHP; translated from the coding sequence ATGCGTAAGACTGCTGTCGCTCTGCTCTCCGCCGCCGCGCTCGTCTCCCTCGTGACGCTGGCCGGCCCCGCCTCCGCCGACCCCCCCGCCGGCGTCACCCCCGCTGCCACCGACATCGTCGGTGTGGGTTCGGACACCACCCAGGCCCTCTTCAACAAGTTCTCCGCCGACTACACCGGCACCCCCAAGCTCTACAGCTGGGACGCGACGGGCACCTCCCCGATCACCACCAAGACCGGTGCGACCTCGCTCAACCCGCGTCCGAACGGCTCCGGTGCGGGTGTCACGGCGCTGCAGAACACCACGAAGACCACTGTGGACTTCGCCCGCTCCTCGGGCGGCCCGGCCGCCGGCCAGCTGACCACCGACGACTTCATCGCCTACGCCAAGGACGCGGTGACCTGGGCCGCGCAGTCCGGTGGCAACGCCCCGCCGAACCTGAGCACCGCGGACCTCAAGGGCATCTACAACTGCAGCATCACCAACTGGAACCAGATCACGGACGTCGGTGGCACCTGGGTGGCGCCGAACGCCACGATCAAGCCCTTCCTGCCGCAGAACGGCTCGGGTACCCGCTCGTTCTTCATGAACGTGCTCGGCCTGTCCAACGCCGACCCGCAGCCGTCGTGCGTGAACACCACCGTCGAGGAGAACGAGGGCAGCAACGTGCTCCTCCACGACAACAACGCGGTGGTCCCCTACTCCGTCGCCCACTACATCGGCCAGGTCTACGGCGGCCACGGCTCCGGCAACGACGTCCAGGGCCCGCTGACCGTCCGTAACATCGGCGGCACCAGCCAGACGCCGATCATCGTGCCGGTCGACCCCACCACGCACGTGATCACCTCGTCGTTCGCCACCAGCGCCTACGGCAGGAGCGTCTACAACGTCGTGCGCGACGCCGACTGGACCGCCGGTGACGCGCACGCCACCGCGCTGAAGGCGATCTTCAGCTCGACCGGCTGGATCTGCAAGAACGCCACCGCGCAGGCCGACCTCAAGAGCTACGGGTTCCTCCCGCTGGCCCTGTGCGGCGCGATCACCCACCCGTAA
- a CDS encoding DUF1508 domain-containing protein, translated as MSGEVGGASTKGTGTRCRIDVDEDGRFSWRLTANNGRVIALGARTYPDDAHCRAAFAVLCEQAAGLAGGVRHAAESNGWVWRLRGPDGQVHAVSARAYERHSTCQAALERFRVLLLGLGAADAALRGGAD; from the coding sequence GTGTCAGGGGAAGTCGGGGGTGCGAGTACCAAGGGGACGGGTACTCGGTGCCGGATCGATGTCGACGAGGACGGTCGGTTCTCATGGCGGTTGACCGCCAACAACGGCCGGGTGATCGCGCTGGGGGCGCGGACCTATCCGGACGACGCGCACTGCAGAGCCGCGTTCGCGGTGCTGTGCGAGCAGGCGGCGGGCCTGGCCGGCGGAGTCCGGCACGCCGCCGAGTCCAACGGCTGGGTCTGGCGGCTGCGCGGCCCCGACGGCCAGGTGCACGCGGTGTCCGCGCGTGCCTACGAGCGGCACTCGACGTGCCAGGCGGCGTTAGAGAGGTTCCGAGTCCTGCTGCTGGGGCTCGGCGCGGCCGACGCGGCGCTCCGCGGCGGCGCGGACTGA
- a CDS encoding PH domain-containing protein has product MTSPRSDPPKPPTGGTGTGQPQYADRVYRSMAGMVGGVGLIAVAGWLGGDAIANGKGHTPWLAIAALLLALPLIVGLTLRPAVFANSDRIRIRNPFRSITVPWAGVDAVRSSYSTELLAGGKKYQLWAIPVSLRARKRAARQDAKVKAAGDDAFTPGAGRRPAYGRTPRPAPGVDPTIRAWSDQALSELRELAERAETPAGAEEATAPVVRWCWEVLAPAAAGAIVLIVLLAIG; this is encoded by the coding sequence ATGACGAGTCCCAGGTCCGACCCCCCGAAGCCGCCGACCGGCGGCACCGGTACCGGACAGCCCCAGTACGCCGACCGCGTCTACCGCTCGATGGCCGGCATGGTCGGCGGGGTGGGCCTGATCGCCGTCGCCGGCTGGCTCGGCGGCGACGCCATCGCCAACGGCAAGGGCCACACCCCGTGGCTGGCCATCGCGGCCCTGCTGCTCGCGCTGCCGCTGATCGTGGGGCTCACGCTGCGCCCCGCGGTCTTCGCGAACTCCGACCGGATCCGGATCAGGAATCCGTTCCGGTCGATCACGGTGCCGTGGGCCGGAGTGGACGCGGTGCGTTCCTCGTACTCCACCGAGCTGCTGGCGGGCGGCAAGAAGTACCAGCTCTGGGCCATCCCGGTCTCGCTGCGCGCGCGCAAGCGGGCCGCTCGGCAGGATGCGAAGGTGAAGGCGGCCGGTGACGACGCCTTCACGCCGGGCGCGGGGCGCCGGCCCGCGTACGGCCGTACGCCGCGACCCGCTCCGGGCGTCGACCCGACCATCCGTGCCTGGTCGGACCAGGCGCTCTCCGAACTCCGTGAGCTGGCCGAGCGGGCCGAGACCCCGGCGGGCGCCGAGGAGGCCACCGCGCCGGTGGTGCGCTGGTGCTGGGAGGTCCTGGCCCCCGCGGCGGCCGGCGCGATCGTCCTGATCGTCCTCCTGGCCATCGGCTAG
- the deoC gene encoding deoxyribose-phosphate aldolase, which yields MSSVIPAYGPDAPGRLAGLADVTASDAALRRFLHGLPGVDAVGLEARAAGLGTRSIKTTAKAYAIDLAISMIDLTTLEGSDTPGKVRALCAKGRRPDPTDPGTPHVAAICVYPDMVAVAREALGEGSGISVASVATAFPAGRVARPVKLADTADAVAAGADEIDMVIDRGAFLSGRYMEVFEEIRAVKQACARPDGTAAHLKVIFENGELSTYDNIRRCSWLAMLAGADFIKTSTGKVAVNATPPNTLLMLEAVRDFRDAVGVQVGVKPAGGIRTSKDAIKYLVMVNETLGDDWLSPDWFRFGASSLLNDLLMQRQKLSTGRYSGPDYVTVD from the coding sequence ATGTCCTCAGTTATTCCCGCATATGGCCCCGACGCCCCCGGGCGGCTGGCCGGCCTCGCCGATGTCACGGCGTCGGACGCCGCGCTGCGGCGGTTCCTGCACGGGCTGCCCGGCGTCGACGCCGTCGGCCTCGAAGCCAGGGCCGCAGGCCTCGGCACCCGGTCGATCAAGACGACGGCGAAGGCGTACGCCATCGACCTGGCGATCTCGATGATCGACCTGACGACCCTGGAAGGGTCGGACACCCCCGGCAAGGTCAGGGCGCTGTGCGCCAAGGGCCGCAGGCCTGATCCGACGGATCCGGGGACGCCGCACGTCGCGGCGATCTGCGTGTATCCCGACATGGTCGCCGTGGCGCGCGAAGCGCTGGGCGAAGGCTCGGGGATCAGCGTCGCGTCGGTCGCGACCGCCTTCCCGGCCGGGCGCGTGGCGCGGCCGGTCAAGCTCGCCGACACCGCGGACGCGGTCGCCGCGGGGGCCGACGAGATCGACATGGTCATCGACCGCGGCGCCTTCCTGTCGGGTCGCTACATGGAGGTCTTCGAGGAGATCAGGGCCGTCAAGCAGGCCTGCGCGAGGCCTGACGGGACCGCCGCCCACCTGAAGGTGATCTTCGAGAACGGCGAGCTGTCGACGTACGACAACATCCGCCGCTGCTCGTGGCTGGCGATGCTGGCCGGCGCGGACTTCATCAAGACCTCGACCGGCAAGGTCGCGGTGAATGCCACCCCGCCGAACACGCTGCTGATGCTGGAGGCGGTGCGGGACTTCCGCGACGCGGTCGGCGTGCAGGTCGGCGTCAAGCCGGCCGGCGGCATCCGCACGTCGAAGGACGCGATCAAATACCTGGTGATGGTCAACGAGACCCTCGGTGACGACTGGCTCTCGCCCGACTGGTTCCGCTTCGGCGCCTCCAGCCTGCTCAATGATCTGCTGATGCAGCGGCAGAAGCTCAGCACCGGCCGGTATTCCGGCCCCGACTACGTCACGGTGGACTGA
- a CDS encoding aldehyde dehydrogenase family protein produces the protein MANHNTQRKFAYAPAPESRAVVDLAPSYGLFIDGEFTDAADGTVFKTVSPSSEEVLAEVARAGDADVDRAVKAARKAFLSWSALPGAERGKYLFRIARILQERSRELAVLESLDNGKPIRETRDVDLPLVAAHFFYYAGWADKLAHAGYGPDPRPLGVAGQVIPWNFPLLMLAWKIAPALAAGNTVVLKPAETTPLSALFFADICRQAGLPRGVVNILPGYGDAGAALVAHPDVDKVAFTGSTEVGRAIARTVAGSRKKVTLELGGKAANIVFDDAPIDQAVEGIVDGIFFNQGHVCCAGSRLLVQESVQEEVLDALKRRMGTLRVGDPLDKNTDIGAINSAEQLARITALAEAGEAEGAERWAPACELPSAGYWFAPTLFTGVTQAHRIAREEVFGPVLSVLTFRTPAEAVEKANNTPYGLSAGIWTEKGSRILSMASKLRAGVVWANTFNKFDPTSPFGGYKESGYGREGGRHGLEGYLAGAADHAAGELASEKESATNEGV, from the coding sequence ATGGCCAACCACAACACCCAGCGGAAATTCGCCTACGCGCCCGCGCCCGAGTCGCGCGCGGTGGTCGATCTGGCCCCGTCCTACGGGCTGTTCATCGACGGCGAGTTCACCGACGCCGCCGACGGCACCGTCTTCAAGACCGTCTCGCCGTCCAGCGAGGAGGTGCTCGCCGAGGTCGCCAGGGCCGGCGACGCCGACGTGGACCGGGCCGTGAAGGCGGCCAGGAAGGCGTTCCTGAGCTGGAGCGCGCTGCCGGGCGCCGAGCGCGGCAAGTACCTGTTCCGTATCGCCCGCATTCTCCAGGAGCGCTCGCGCGAGCTGGCCGTCCTGGAGTCGCTGGACAACGGCAAGCCGATCCGCGAGACGCGTGACGTCGATCTCCCGCTGGTCGCCGCGCACTTCTTCTACTACGCCGGCTGGGCCGACAAGCTCGCTCACGCCGGTTACGGCCCCGACCCGCGCCCGCTGGGGGTGGCCGGGCAGGTCATCCCGTGGAATTTCCCGCTGCTGATGCTGGCCTGGAAGATCGCGCCCGCGCTGGCCGCGGGCAACACGGTGGTGCTGAAGCCGGCCGAGACGACACCGCTGTCCGCGCTGTTCTTCGCCGACATCTGCCGGCAGGCGGGCCTGCCGCGCGGGGTGGTCAACATCCTGCCCGGTTACGGTGACGCGGGCGCCGCGCTGGTCGCGCACCCGGACGTCGACAAGGTCGCCTTCACCGGCTCAACCGAGGTCGGCCGGGCCATCGCCCGTACGGTCGCGGGGTCGCGCAAGAAGGTCACGCTCGAACTGGGCGGCAAGGCCGCGAACATCGTCTTCGACGACGCGCCGATCGACCAGGCCGTCGAGGGCATCGTCGACGGCATCTTCTTCAACCAGGGCCATGTGTGCTGCGCCGGGTCGCGGCTGCTGGTGCAGGAGTCGGTGCAGGAGGAGGTGCTCGACGCGCTCAAGCGGCGGATGGGCACGCTGCGGGTCGGCGACCCGCTGGACAAGAACACCGACATCGGGGCGATCAACTCCGCGGAGCAGCTGGCCAGGATCACCGCGCTGGCCGAGGCGGGCGAGGCCGAGGGCGCCGAGCGCTGGGCGCCGGCCTGCGAACTGCCCTCCGCCGGCTACTGGTTCGCGCCGACCCTCTTCACCGGTGTCACCCAGGCCCACCGGATCGCCCGCGAGGAGGTCTTCGGCCCGGTGCTGTCCGTCCTGACCTTCCGCACCCCGGCCGAGGCGGTCGAGAAGGCCAACAACACGCCGTACGGCCTGTCGGCCGGCATCTGGACCGAGAAGGGCTCGCGCATCCTGTCGATGGCGAGCAAGCTGCGGGCCGGCGTGGTGTGGGCCAACACCTTCAACAAGTTCGACCCGACCTCGCCTTTCGGCGGTTACAAGGAGTCCGGCTACGGCCGGGAAGGCGGCCGGCACGGCCTGGAAGGCTACCTGGCCGGAGCGGCCGACCACGCGGCGGGCGAACTCGCGAGCGAGAAGGAGAGCGCGACCAATGAAGGTGTCTGA
- a CDS encoding aldehyde dehydrogenase family protein produces MKVSEQQSRLAVFKTYKLYVGGRFPRSESGRVYEVTDSKGGHWLANAPLSSRKDARDAVVAARKAVPGWSGATAYNRGQVLYRVAEMLEGRREQFAREVADADGLSKSKAAAAVDAAVDRWVWYAGWTDKIAQIAGGANPVAGPFFNLSTPEPTGVVAVLAPQESSLLGLVSVLAPVIATGNAAVVVAAEGAPLPALSFGEVLASSDVPAGVVNILSGRTAELAAPLAAHQDVNGLDLTGAAAALAVDLEVAAADTLKRVRRPSPAPEDWTADPGTGRLTAWLETKTVWHPIGV; encoded by the coding sequence ATGAAGGTGTCTGAGCAGCAGTCGCGCCTTGCGGTGTTCAAGACCTACAAGCTTTACGTGGGAGGCAGGTTCCCGCGTTCCGAGAGCGGCCGGGTGTACGAGGTGACGGACTCCAAGGGCGGCCATTGGCTGGCCAACGCACCGCTGTCGTCGCGCAAGGACGCCCGTGACGCGGTGGTCGCGGCCCGCAAGGCGGTGCCCGGCTGGTCCGGCGCGACGGCGTACAACCGCGGGCAGGTGCTCTACCGCGTCGCGGAGATGCTGGAGGGCCGCCGCGAGCAGTTCGCCCGCGAGGTCGCCGACGCCGACGGGCTGTCGAAGTCCAAGGCCGCCGCGGCGGTGGACGCGGCGGTGGACCGCTGGGTCTGGTACGCCGGGTGGACCGACAAGATCGCCCAGATCGCGGGCGGCGCCAACCCGGTGGCCGGCCCCTTCTTCAACCTCTCCACCCCGGAGCCGACCGGCGTGGTGGCGGTGCTGGCCCCGCAGGAGTCCTCGCTGCTCGGCCTGGTCTCCGTGCTGGCCCCGGTGATCGCCACCGGCAATGCGGCCGTCGTGGTCGCCGCCGAGGGCGCCCCCCTCCCGGCGCTGTCCTTCGGCGAGGTCCTGGCCTCCTCCGACGTGCCCGCCGGTGTGGTGAACATCCTCTCCGGCCGCACCGCGGAGCTGGCCGCACCGCTGGCCGCCCACCAGGACGTCAACGGCCTGGACCTGACCGGCGCGGCCGCCGCGCTCGCGGTGGACCTGGAGGTGGCGGCGGCCGACACGCTCAAGCGCGTCCGCCGCCCCTCCCCCGCGCCGGAGGACTGGACCGCCGACCCCGGTACGGGCCGCCTGACGGCCTGGCTGGAGACGAAGACGGTGTGGCACCCGATCGGCGTCTGA
- a CDS encoding ATP-binding protein, with translation MSSLPARVILLAGPSGSGKSSLAARAGLPVLALDDFYKDGDDPSLPALPGGTGTDWDDPGSWNSAAAVAAVAALCAEGAADTPVYDISASAATGRTRLDLGGAPLFVAEGIFAAEIVGRCRELGLLADAICLRGRPSTTARRRFLRDLREGRKAVPFLLRRGWHLMRAERAIVARQVAHGCHPCDAPAALTRIHAIPVREVVAP, from the coding sequence GTGAGTTCACTTCCCGCCCGCGTGATCCTGCTCGCCGGGCCGTCCGGCTCGGGCAAGTCCTCGCTCGCCGCCCGCGCCGGACTCCCGGTGCTCGCCCTCGACGACTTCTACAAGGACGGCGACGACCCGTCGCTGCCCGCCCTTCCCGGCGGGACCGGGACCGACTGGGACGACCCCGGGTCGTGGAATTCCGCGGCCGCGGTGGCGGCCGTCGCCGCCCTGTGCGCGGAGGGCGCCGCGGACACCCCCGTCTACGACATCAGCGCGAGCGCCGCCACCGGCCGCACCCGGCTGGACCTGGGCGGTGCGCCGCTCTTCGTCGCCGAGGGGATCTTCGCCGCGGAGATCGTCGGCCGCTGCCGTGAGCTGGGCCTTCTCGCCGACGCGATCTGCCTGCGCGGGCGCCCTTCCACGACCGCCCGCCGCCGTTTCCTCCGCGACCTTCGCGAGGGGCGAAAGGCGGTGCCTTTCCTCCTCCGACGCGGCTGGCACCTCATGCGCGCCGAGCGCGCCATCGTCGCCCGACAGGTCGCGCACGGCTGCCATCCCTGCGACGCGCCCGCCGCACTGACCCGCATCCACGCCATTCCCGTCCGGGAGGTCGTCGCCCCCTAG
- a CDS encoding SigE family RNA polymerase sigma factor produces MNALLSTTTAAVHSTRAHSVARTTEMSGAASGRGYARGAGRTSGNTVARQRPAYITPLEPAAPAPSTDAEAEFTAYVQERRASLYATAYHLTGDRFAAEDLLQSALFSTYRAWDRISDKAAVGGYLRRTMTNLHISAWRRRKLNEYPTEELPETVGDTDEMGGTELRAVLWQALARLPEQQRTMLVLRYYEGRTDPEIADILGISVGTVKSSIWRSLRRMRDDEALSFGRDEDDAFGELVA; encoded by the coding sequence ATGAACGCACTGCTCAGCACCACCACCGCCGCGGTCCACTCGACGCGTGCGCATTCCGTTGCCAGGACCACCGAGATGTCCGGCGCCGCGAGCGGACGGGGGTACGCCCGCGGCGCCGGACGCACCTCGGGCAACACGGTGGCCAGGCAGCGGCCCGCGTACATCACACCGCTGGAGCCGGCCGCGCCGGCGCCCTCCACCGACGCGGAGGCGGAGTTCACGGCCTACGTCCAGGAGCGCCGCGCCTCCCTCTACGCGACCGCGTACCACCTCACCGGGGACCGCTTCGCTGCCGAGGACCTTTTGCAGAGCGCGCTGTTCTCCACCTACCGCGCATGGGACCGCATCAGCGACAAGGCAGCCGTCGGCGGCTACCTGCGCCGCACCATGACCAACCTGCACATCAGCGCCTGGCGGCGGCGCAAGCTCAACGAATACCCGACGGAGGAGCTGCCCGAGACGGTCGGCGACACCGACGAGATGGGCGGCACCGAGCTGCGCGCCGTGCTGTGGCAGGCCCTCGCCCGCCTGCCCGAGCAGCAGCGCACGATGCTGGTGCTCCGCTACTACGAGGGCCGCACCGACCCGGAGATCGCCGACATACTCGGGATCAGCGTCGGCACGGTCAAGAGCAGCATCTGGCGCTCTTTGCGCAGGATGCGCGACGACGAGGCGCTGAGCTTCGGCCGCGACGAGGACGACGCCTTCGGCGAGCTCGTCGCCTAG
- a CDS encoding response regulator transcription factor: protein MPFLLLIEDDDAIRTGLELGLSRQGHRVVAAATGEDGLKLLKEQRPDLIVLDVMLPGIDGFEVCRRIRRTDQLPIILLTARSDDIDVVVGLESGADDYVIKPVQPRVLDARIRAVLRRGERDSTDSAAFGSIVIDRNAMTVTKDGEDLQLTPTELRLLLELSRRPGQALSRQQLLRLVWEHDYLGDSRLVDACVQRLRAKIEDVPSSPALIRTVRGVGYRLDTPQ, encoded by the coding sequence GTGCCCTTCCTGTTGCTGATCGAGGATGACGACGCCATCCGTACCGGTCTCGAACTCGGACTGTCCCGCCAGGGTCACCGCGTGGTGGCCGCGGCGACGGGCGAGGACGGCCTGAAGCTCCTCAAGGAGCAGCGTCCCGACCTGATCGTGCTCGACGTGATGCTGCCGGGGATCGACGGCTTCGAGGTGTGCCGGCGTATCCGGCGCACCGACCAGCTGCCGATCATCCTGCTCACCGCGCGCAGTGACGACATCGACGTGGTGGTCGGACTCGAGTCCGGCGCCGACGACTATGTGATCAAACCCGTGCAGCCGCGGGTGCTCGACGCGCGGATCCGCGCGGTGCTGCGCCGCGGCGAGCGGGACAGCACCGATTCCGCCGCCTTCGGCTCGATCGTCATCGACCGCAACGCGATGACGGTGACCAAGGACGGCGAGGATCTGCAGCTCACCCCGACCGAGCTTCGGCTGCTGCTCGAACTGAGCCGCCGGCCCGGCCAGGCGCTGTCCCGCCAGCAGCTGCTGCGGCTGGTGTGGGAGCACGACTACCTCGGCGACTCGCGCCTGGTGGACGCCTGCGTCCAGCGGCTGCGCGCCAAGATCGAGGACGTGCCGTCGTCGCCGGCCCTGATCCGTACCGTCCGCGGTGTCGGCTACCGCCTGGACACGCCGCAGTGA
- a CDS encoding HAMP domain-containing histidine kinase, with protein MTSGPGGGRWGSGILRWTSLRLRLVAVFAAVALTAAVSVSGIAYWLNRDAVLTRAQNSALSDFRDSLQRNAALLPVVPTCQSLQSAASRIGGPDTYQVVLISTGPDSQECAAPSNRDVFTLDDVPGTLQKAVNTVHKKDRKYHLHWERISLQGRPYLVAGARINGDGPTGYMLKSLDAERKDLNSLAWSLGISTLLALIGSALLAQAAGAAVLRPVRRLGEAAQRLGEGHLDTRLKVSGTDELAEMSRTFNNAAEALETRVEELSAREAASRRFVADMSHELRTPLTAITAVSDVLEDEAEALDPMIAPAVRLVVSETRRLNELVETLMEVTRFDAGTAKLRVDEVDVGEQVMACMDARAWLDSVELDTPRGLLATLDPRRLDVIMANLIGNALKHGGSPVRVTVRGGDDDDGDIEVAVTDHGPGIPEDVLPHVFDRFYKADASRARSEGSGLGLSIAMENAHIHGGDITAANDPSGGAVFTLRLPRRPREDEASDAVNGGPAEGPSGGTR; from the coding sequence GTGACCTCTGGTCCAGGCGGTGGCAGGTGGGGGTCGGGCATCCTGCGCTGGACGAGCCTGCGGCTCCGGCTGGTCGCCGTCTTCGCCGCGGTCGCGCTGACCGCCGCGGTGTCGGTGTCCGGTATCGCGTACTGGCTGAACCGCGACGCCGTGCTGACCCGTGCCCAGAACAGCGCGCTGAGCGACTTCCGCGACTCGTTGCAGCGCAATGCCGCGCTGCTGCCGGTCGTGCCGACCTGCCAGTCGCTGCAGTCCGCGGCGAGTCGTATCGGCGGCCCCGACACCTACCAGGTGGTGCTGATCAGCACCGGGCCCGACAGCCAGGAGTGCGCGGCGCCGTCGAACCGGGACGTCTTCACGCTCGACGACGTGCCGGGGACGCTGCAGAAGGCCGTCAACACGGTGCACAAGAAAGACCGGAAGTACCACCTGCACTGGGAGCGGATCTCCTTGCAGGGCCGGCCGTACCTGGTGGCGGGCGCGCGGATCAACGGCGACGGGCCGACCGGCTACATGCTCAAGTCGCTGGACGCCGAGCGCAAGGACCTCAACTCGCTGGCCTGGTCGCTCGGCATCTCCACGCTGCTGGCGCTGATCGGCTCCGCGCTGCTCGCGCAGGCCGCGGGCGCTGCGGTGCTGCGTCCGGTGCGGCGGCTCGGCGAGGCCGCGCAGCGGCTGGGCGAGGGGCATCTGGACACCCGGCTGAAGGTGTCGGGCACCGACGAGCTGGCGGAGATGTCGCGGACGTTCAACAACGCGGCGGAGGCGCTGGAGACCCGCGTCGAGGAGCTGAGCGCCCGGGAGGCGGCGAGCCGCCGCTTCGTCGCGGACATGTCGCACGAGCTGCGTACCCCGCTGACCGCGATCACCGCGGTCAGCGATGTGCTGGAGGACGAGGCGGAGGCGCTCGACCCGATGATCGCGCCCGCGGTACGCCTGGTGGTCAGCGAGACCCGGCGGCTGAACGAACTGGTGGAGACGCTGATGGAGGTCACCCGGTTCGACGCGGGGACGGCGAAGCTGCGGGTGGACGAGGTGGACGTCGGTGAGCAGGTGATGGCCTGCATGGACGCCAGGGCCTGGCTGGACTCGGTGGAGCTGGACACGCCCCGCGGGCTGCTCGCCACGCTCGACCCGCGCCGGCTGGACGTGATCATGGCGAATCTGATCGGCAACGCGCTCAAGCACGGCGGTTCGCCGGTCCGTGTCACCGTCCGCGGCGGCGATGACGACGACGGCGACATCGAGGTCGCGGTCACCGACCACGGGCCCGGCATCCCCGAGGACGTGCTGCCGCACGTCTTCGACCGCTTCTACAAGGCCGACGCCTCCCGGGCCCGCTCGGAGGGCAGCGGCCTGGGCCTGTCCATCGCGATGGAGAACGCCCATATCCACGGCGGCGACATCACCGCCGCGAACGACCCCTCCGGCGGTGCCGTCTTCACGCTGCGGCTGCCCCGCCGCCCGCGTGAGGACGAGGCCTCGGACGCGGTCAACGGGGGCCCCGCCGAGGGCCCGTCGGGCGGTACGCGATGA